One segment of Leuconostoc lactis DNA contains the following:
- a CDS encoding histidine phosphatase family protein: MRIYAVRHGQTIFNWLDKVQGWADTPLTPKGEADGRAAGQRLKNVHFDAALSSDTSRAIHTAEFVLAENLQTPPALVSTPEWREYFFGSFEGGGNHEMWSAVAAALGLVTDDPSEIAEQADMTTIMDTIYQLDPQHLGENAAAFWQRIDQALANLLAKYPADATILLVTHGQLIGNLAQHYGQLMTAQRPQNGSVAIFDLSATGALQVQTVNDLTTVF, translated from the coding sequence ATGAGGATATATGCAGTACGACATGGTCAAACTATTTTTAATTGGTTAGACAAAGTCCAAGGTTGGGCCGATACGCCCTTAACACCAAAAGGCGAAGCAGATGGCCGTGCGGCCGGTCAACGCTTGAAAAATGTGCATTTTGATGCCGCTTTGTCATCAGATACATCGCGGGCGATTCATACGGCTGAATTTGTGTTGGCTGAAAACCTGCAAACGCCACCAGCGTTAGTCAGCACACCCGAATGGCGGGAATATTTTTTTGGCAGTTTTGAAGGTGGGGGTAACCATGAGATGTGGTCTGCTGTAGCGGCCGCGTTAGGACTAGTGACAGATGATCCCAGCGAAATTGCTGAACAAGCGGACATGACGACGATCATGGATACGATTTATCAACTGGATCCGCAACATCTCGGGGAAAATGCGGCCGCCTTTTGGCAACGCATTGATCAAGCTTTGGCTAACTTGTTGGCAAAATATCCGGCTGACGCGACAATTTTGCTCGTGACGCACGGTCAACTCATTGGTAATTTGGCACAACACTACGGCCAGCTAATGACAGCGCAACGGCCACAAAACGGCTCGGTGGCTATTTTTGATCTAAGTGCCACCGGTGCTTTGCAAGTGCAAACGGTTAATGATTTGACGACGGTCTTTTAA
- the recQ gene encoding DNA helicase RecQ has translation MQKPREILKEVFGYDDFRTGQLDIIEKVLAHKHALAIMPTGGGKSITYQLPAVMFEGITLVVSPLISLMKDQVDGLNAMGIDATFLNSTLTGQEQAQRMSDIRAGFYKMLYVSPERLEIPSFFNFVQQLPIELIAIDEAHVMSQWGHDFRPSYLNILPLLAQIPGQPAVLGLTATATDRVRQNLQQLLAVSDEDTVLTGFARDNLALKIVHQVDKRQYVQDYLRSNTGKSGIIYAATRKQVDELYDFLAKKGVKVGRYHAGLPEKERQAMQEAFLYDDVQVMIATNAFGMGINKPDVRFVIHYAVPGNIEAYYQEIGRAGRDGLPSEAVLLYAPQDIHLQEFFVQKSEGTEAHKQNEYNKIREMNAFANTETCLPRYLLSYFGELVTEDCGQCSNCLDARERVDVTTDAQRVLANVVRMNQSFGKTLVAKVLRGSRDASVQKYAHLTTLPTFGLMKERTIKDISRFIDYLTADGYLRIEGGEFPVLKLTDRGVQVLKGQLKVTKRVNQQVIAQRQINVATDGLKLSDEDNQLFAKLKMKRLALAREAGLPPFMIFSDKTLMNMAVLRPKTAAEFLAISGVGEKKFEIYHDDFAAVLAEA, from the coding sequence ATGCAAAAACCGCGTGAAATTTTAAAAGAAGTCTTTGGTTACGATGATTTTCGTACCGGACAATTAGATATTATTGAAAAAGTTTTAGCACATAAGCATGCGCTAGCGATTATGCCAACTGGTGGTGGGAAATCCATCACGTATCAGCTACCGGCTGTGATGTTTGAAGGGATTACTTTGGTCGTCTCGCCGTTGATTTCGCTGATGAAGGACCAAGTGGATGGTCTGAATGCGATGGGGATTGACGCCACCTTTTTGAACTCAACTTTGACAGGTCAAGAGCAGGCGCAACGGATGTCAGACATTCGGGCAGGCTTTTATAAAATGTTGTATGTGTCACCTGAACGCTTGGAAATTCCGAGTTTTTTTAATTTTGTCCAGCAACTGCCGATTGAATTAATTGCCATTGACGAAGCCCATGTTATGTCACAATGGGGACATGATTTCAGACCCAGCTACCTGAATATTTTGCCGTTACTCGCACAAATTCCAGGCCAGCCAGCAGTACTTGGTTTGACGGCGACGGCCACGGATCGTGTCCGTCAAAACTTGCAGCAATTACTGGCTGTTAGTGATGAAGACACTGTTTTAACCGGCTTTGCCCGTGATAATTTGGCCCTTAAAATCGTCCATCAAGTCGATAAACGCCAATATGTCCAAGATTATTTGCGGTCTAATACTGGAAAAAGTGGCATTATTTATGCGGCCACGCGTAAACAAGTTGATGAATTATATGACTTTTTGGCTAAAAAAGGTGTCAAAGTTGGGCGTTATCATGCTGGATTACCAGAAAAAGAGCGTCAAGCGATGCAGGAAGCCTTTTTATATGATGATGTCCAAGTGATGATTGCCACTAATGCTTTTGGCATGGGGATTAACAAGCCGGATGTGCGTTTTGTCATTCATTATGCCGTGCCAGGCAACATTGAGGCCTATTATCAAGAAATTGGTCGTGCGGGCCGTGATGGGTTGCCGTCAGAGGCGGTCTTATTGTATGCACCGCAAGATATTCATTTGCAGGAATTTTTTGTGCAGAAGTCCGAGGGGACCGAAGCGCATAAGCAAAATGAATACAATAAAATTCGTGAAATGAATGCTTTTGCCAATACGGAAACGTGTCTGCCGCGGTATCTCTTGAGTTACTTTGGTGAGCTGGTGACCGAAGATTGTGGTCAGTGTTCGAATTGTTTGGATGCGCGTGAGCGGGTGGATGTGACAACCGATGCGCAGCGCGTCTTGGCCAACGTCGTGCGGATGAACCAAAGCTTTGGGAAAACTTTGGTTGCTAAAGTCCTCAGAGGCTCACGGGATGCCAGTGTGCAAAAGTATGCGCATTTAACGACATTACCCACATTTGGCTTGATGAAAGAGCGGACGATTAAAGATATTAGTCGTTTTATTGATTATTTGACGGCCGACGGCTATTTGCGGATTGAAGGCGGCGAATTTCCTGTCTTAAAGCTGACAGATCGTGGTGTGCAGGTGCTCAAAGGGCAATTAAAAGTGACCAAGCGGGTTAACCAGCAAGTCATTGCCCAACGTCAAATCAACGTGGCGACTGACGGTTTAAAGTTATCAGATGAGGATAACCAATTATTTGCTAAATTAAAGATGAAGCGCTTGGCGCTTGCACGTGAAGCGGGCTTGCCACCGTTTATGATTTTCTCAGATAAAACACTGATGAATATGGCCGTTCTCCGACCAAAAACAGCAGCTGAATTTTTAGCTATTTCTGGTGTTGGTGAGAAGAAATTTGAAATTTACCATGATGACTTTGCAGCAGTGCTTGCTGAGGCGTAA
- a CDS encoding MFS transporter: protein MDGSVHKNNEFAKLTTWDRVSYGLGDFAQNLVFGTVGGFLLFYLTNINGISAGVGATIFLVVRWINVVWDPWVGTVVDKARVTKHGKYRPFLLNFGLPLVILAALLFLPVAKVLGAGTVATTAYATVSYMATALVYSFVNIPYGALNASLTRDETEVGKLTSTRMMLANVGNLLVYTLFPLFVQLASPNAKLTDTGLFGLKLNLGNYAAPEAAGAWFKVYGIYMLIGAASLFVAYRNTKERVLPAETAGDQVKYTDLFAEFKRNKALQILGMFFLVGFTLMFFGNTVWPYFMQYNFGTEGGKSALMASIGLIGSIPGIFLVVMWPRLRATLGKKGFFYTFLSIFIVGQLLLFAWSKQPSADWLGFTGRFLQQWGLTSATGFMWALVPEVVAHGEYISGKRVVGIINAIMGLFFKIGLALGGIIPGYLLQMTDFKSGALTQSALAQTGIEWSMIWMPAILALLAMFVISRYPLSDAYVDKMNRELKEKNS from the coding sequence ATGGACGGAAGTGTTCACAAGAATAATGAATTTGCTAAGCTCACAACGTGGGATCGTGTGAGTTATGGATTGGGCGATTTTGCTCAAAACTTGGTGTTCGGTACGGTCGGTGGTTTCTTACTATTTTATCTGACGAACATTAACGGTATTTCTGCTGGTGTTGGGGCAACAATCTTTTTGGTTGTCCGTTGGATTAACGTTGTTTGGGATCCTTGGGTCGGCACGGTTGTCGATAAAGCTCGGGTCACAAAACACGGTAAGTACCGGCCATTCCTGCTAAACTTTGGTTTGCCGTTGGTTATTTTGGCGGCATTGCTCTTCTTGCCAGTCGCTAAGGTACTTGGTGCTGGTACAGTAGCCACAACAGCCTACGCAACAGTTTCATATATGGCAACGGCCTTGGTTTACTCATTTGTTAATATTCCTTATGGTGCCTTGAACGCCTCATTGACACGTGATGAAACAGAAGTCGGTAAGTTGACATCAACGCGTATGATGTTGGCCAACGTTGGTAACTTGTTGGTGTACACACTTTTCCCATTGTTTGTGCAATTGGCTTCACCAAACGCGAAATTAACAGACACTGGCTTGTTCGGTTTAAAGTTGAATTTGGGTAATTATGCTGCGCCAGAAGCAGCGGGTGCCTGGTTTAAAGTGTACGGCATCTATATGTTGATTGGGGCAGCGAGCCTATTCGTGGCTTACCGTAACACGAAAGAACGTGTGTTACCTGCAGAAACAGCGGGCGATCAAGTTAAGTATACAGATCTCTTTGCGGAATTTAAGCGTAACAAGGCCCTACAAATCTTAGGTATGTTCTTCCTTGTTGGCTTTACATTGATGTTCTTTGGTAACACTGTATGGCCATACTTTATGCAATACAACTTTGGTACTGAAGGTGGTAAGTCAGCTTTGATGGCCTCAATTGGTCTGATTGGCTCAATTCCAGGTATTTTCTTGGTTGTCATGTGGCCACGACTACGTGCGACATTAGGTAAGAAAGGTTTCTTCTATACATTCTTGAGTATCTTCATTGTTGGTCAATTGTTGCTCTTTGCTTGGTCAAAGCAACCATCAGCAGACTGGCTTGGTTTCACTGGTCGTTTCTTGCAACAGTGGGGATTGACATCAGCCACAGGCTTCATGTGGGCCTTGGTTCCTGAAGTTGTGGCGCATGGTGAATATATCTCTGGTAAGCGTGTGGTCGGCATTATCAACGCCATCATGGGACTTTTCTTCAAGATTGGTTTAGCTTTGGGTGGTATTATCCCAGGTTATTTGCTTCAAATGACTGACTTTAAGTCAGGCGCTTTGACACAATCAGCACTTGCCCAGACAGGTATTGAATGGTCAATGATTTGGATGCCAGCTATCTTGGCACTTTTGGCAATGTTTGTGATTAGCCGTTATCCTTTGTCTGACGCTTATGTTGATAAAATGAATCGCGAACTTAAAGAAAAGAATAGTTAA
- a CDS encoding glycoside hydrolase family 43 protein, translating into MQIQNPVLPGFNPDPSIIRVDDTYYIATSTFEWFPGVRIHESKDLVHWNLVKNVLDTTEMLDMKGNPSSGGIWAPDLSYADGKFWLIFTDVKITDGNFKDMKNYLTTAETIQGPWTKPVLINGVGFDASLFHDDDGRKYLVQQTWDHREYRHPFDGITLTEFDTDTMQLKPETARTIFAGTDVKLVEGPHLYKINGEYYLFTAEGGTIFTHQEVVSRSKTLDELSFVVEPDGPFITNFDTPNSYLQKQGHGALVSTPGDEWYYASLTARPWHHANESATDPRGWSTLGRETAIQKVEWDDEGWPRIVGGHGGQTFVDAPKDAIVTDAPADHSQHDEFDTPTLDLNWNTLRVPFTEKMGHTGDGKLTLIGQGSLANTFDLSLIARRWQAFYFDAETKVKFEPYSYQAMAGLTNYYNHSHWSWIFITKNDAGQNVIEVAENKGGLRNGSYTSYLRDQAPVIPDGTEYVYFKSENRKETYTYYYSFDGETWHATGVVLDAAVLSDDYIVREYGGFFTGAYVGLAAVDYSGYGSTAEFEYFDYKELGDRVLADGSFSWEKSEQRFD; encoded by the coding sequence ATGCAGATTCAGAATCCTGTATTGCCCGGTTTTAATCCGGATCCATCAATTATTCGTGTGGATGATACTTATTACATTGCAACGTCAACATTTGAATGGTTCCCTGGGGTTCGTATTCATGAATCAAAGGATTTAGTTCACTGGAACCTAGTTAAAAATGTACTTGATACGACTGAGATGCTTGATATGAAAGGGAATCCGTCTTCTGGCGGTATCTGGGCACCAGACCTTTCTTATGCGGATGGTAAGTTCTGGCTGATTTTCACCGATGTGAAAATTACAGATGGTAACTTCAAGGATATGAAGAACTATCTGACAACAGCTGAAACAATCCAAGGACCATGGACAAAGCCAGTTTTGATTAACGGTGTTGGCTTTGATGCATCACTATTCCATGATGACGATGGTCGCAAGTATTTGGTACAACAAACATGGGATCATCGTGAATATCGTCATCCGTTCGATGGTATTACGTTGACAGAATTTGATACAGATACTATGCAGTTGAAGCCAGAAACGGCACGGACTATTTTTGCCGGCACAGATGTTAAGTTAGTCGAAGGGCCACACTTGTATAAGATTAACGGTGAATACTACTTGTTCACTGCAGAAGGTGGCACAATCTTTACGCACCAAGAAGTGGTATCACGTTCAAAGACATTGGATGAATTGTCATTTGTGGTGGAACCAGATGGGCCATTTATCACGAACTTTGATACGCCAAATTCTTATTTGCAAAAGCAAGGCCACGGTGCATTGGTATCAACACCAGGCGACGAATGGTACTATGCTTCTTTGACGGCACGCCCATGGCATCATGCCAACGAAAGTGCCACGGATCCGCGTGGTTGGTCAACGTTAGGTCGTGAAACAGCAATTCAAAAGGTTGAATGGGATGACGAAGGTTGGCCACGGATTGTCGGTGGTCACGGTGGACAAACATTCGTTGACGCACCAAAGGATGCGATTGTGACAGACGCACCGGCAGATCATTCACAACATGATGAGTTTGACACACCAACGCTAGACCTTAACTGGAATACTCTACGTGTACCATTTACTGAAAAAATGGGGCACACTGGTGATGGTAAGTTAACATTGATTGGACAAGGCTCACTGGCAAATACGTTTGATTTGTCTTTGATTGCACGTCGTTGGCAAGCCTTCTACTTTGATGCGGAAACAAAGGTGAAGTTTGAGCCTTATTCTTACCAAGCGATGGCCGGTTTAACGAATTACTATAACCACTCACATTGGTCATGGATTTTCATTACTAAGAATGATGCTGGCCAAAATGTTATCGAAGTTGCCGAAAACAAGGGTGGTCTCCGCAATGGTAGCTACACGTCATATTTGCGTGATCAAGCCCCAGTTATTCCTGACGGGACAGAATACGTCTACTTTAAGTCTGAAAACCGTAAGGAAACGTATACGTACTATTACTCATTTGACGGGGAAACATGGCATGCAACAGGTGTTGTGTTAGATGCTGCGGTACTATCAGATGACTATATTGTCCGCGAATATGGTGGCTTCTTTACTGGCGCTTATGTTGGTTTGGCTGCGGTGGATTATTCAGGCTATGGTTCAACAGCAGAATTTGAGTACTTTGATTACAAAGAACTCGGGGATCGTGTGCTGGCTGACGGCTCGTTCTCATGGGAAAAGTCAGAACAACGTTTTGATTAA
- a CDS encoding ROK family protein — protein sequence MDKSDQLTMRDHNQRLVLQALFNAKETSRAQLAVDLNLHKSTISSIYRDLDKLGFIEDLGEGTTTETGGRKAKMIRFNRRYGYVMSFDMGRYHLRMALVRLSGEVISQSAELVDGRAIDEVLALMSQHVKAHKNKKHGTQEGLMGIAVGIHGVVNHNQVVYSPFFDYRNVDIAATLEKVGGVPVMLENEANSAAVYIRDYHDYYRTAQYDNLVALNIHYGIGAGIIIDGQLYRGMQGDAGEVGRSIVAMAHNDPIRVEDLYSEDAMLARLAALTENPVANRDAFVTFANQNNAVSTRLLDDWVIGIAQVAYNIIQTTAPQALFIHSRFIAEMPDLLSRVIEAYQHMNPTNESEILFANRSVYEATLLGGAAAMTRKILDLEELPLVFTH from the coding sequence ATGGATAAATCAGATCAACTCACAATGAGAGATCATAATCAACGTCTCGTGTTACAAGCATTATTTAACGCGAAGGAAACATCGCGGGCGCAGTTGGCTGTCGATTTAAACCTTCACAAATCAACGATTAGTTCAATTTACCGTGATTTGGATAAATTAGGGTTTATTGAAGACCTTGGTGAAGGGACAACGACTGAAACGGGTGGGCGCAAAGCCAAAATGATTCGTTTTAATCGGCGATATGGCTATGTGATGAGTTTTGATATGGGACGTTATCATTTGCGTATGGCTTTGGTCCGTCTTAGTGGTGAAGTTATTTCTCAAAGCGCAGAACTAGTTGATGGGCGCGCCATTGATGAAGTGCTGGCACTGATGAGTCAGCATGTGAAAGCTCATAAAAATAAAAAACATGGCACCCAAGAAGGTTTAATGGGGATTGCTGTGGGGATTCACGGTGTGGTGAATCATAATCAGGTCGTGTATTCGCCGTTTTTTGATTACCGTAACGTTGATATCGCGGCAACACTTGAAAAAGTCGGCGGTGTGCCGGTGATGTTAGAAAATGAGGCGAATTCAGCGGCCGTTTATATTCGTGACTACCATGACTATTACCGGACAGCGCAGTATGATAATTTAGTGGCTTTGAACATCCATTATGGTATTGGTGCTGGCATCATTATTGATGGTCAACTTTATCGTGGGATGCAAGGGGATGCGGGTGAAGTCGGGCGCAGTATTGTGGCCATGGCACACAACGATCCTATCCGTGTCGAAGATTTATATTCAGAAGATGCGATGTTGGCGCGACTTGCAGCTTTGACGGAAAATCCAGTGGCAAATCGTGATGCGTTTGTCACTTTTGCCAACCAGAACAATGCGGTGAGCACGCGTTTGTTAGATGATTGGGTAATCGGCATTGCCCAAGTCGCCTACAATATCATTCAAACGACTGCGCCCCAAGCATTATTTATTCATTCACGGTTTATTGCGGAAATGCCGGATTTACTTAGTCGTGTGATCGAAGCTTATCAACATATGAATCCAACGAATGAGAGTGAAATTTTGTTTGCAAATCGCTCGGTCTATGAAGCAACACTACTTGGTGGTGCGGCAGCCATGACTCGAAAAATCCTTGATTTAGAGGAACTACCATTAGTATTTACACACTAA
- the xylA gene encoding xylose isomerase: MSELFSFPKVTYVGNKSLTAGDGYHYYNADEVVAGKKMSEWLKFSVAYWHTMDQRLTDPFGEGTAVRPWDNAGDGDEMAAALAKVDYMFEFLDKTGIEYFAFHDRDLAPEGKTLAETNANLDKVIDKIEQKMQETGKKVLWNTASLFTNKRFLAGGATTPFAEVFAYAAGQIKHSLDIAKRLGSESYVFWGGREGYDFLLNTDTKRELDHIAAFFKLAKDYADEIGYTGQFLIEPKPKEPTQHQYDFDVQTTIAFLKTYGLEDTFKLNLEGNHTYLAGHTYEHEVRFAREAGLLGSLDANMGDKLTGWDIDEFPNDIYEATLVMYEFLKNGGLPTGGLNFDSKPRRQSFEFEDLFYAHIAGMDTYAAGLKVAAKLIEDQVIENILKERYASFDSGIGADFEAGKVTLKDLAAYAENKTDDEINATLKSGRQEQIKATLNNYIFSVLGK, encoded by the coding sequence ATGTCAGAATTGTTTTCATTTCCAAAAGTGACTTATGTTGGCAATAAGTCACTAACAGCTGGTGATGGGTACCATTACTATAACGCTGATGAAGTTGTTGCCGGCAAGAAGATGAGCGAATGGCTCAAGTTTTCAGTTGCCTACTGGCACACAATGGATCAACGTTTGACAGATCCGTTTGGTGAAGGCACAGCAGTACGCCCATGGGATAATGCGGGTGACGGCGATGAAATGGCCGCAGCGTTGGCAAAAGTCGACTACATGTTCGAATTTTTGGACAAGACAGGTATTGAATACTTTGCTTTCCACGATCGCGACTTGGCACCAGAAGGTAAGACATTAGCCGAAACAAATGCGAACCTTGACAAGGTGATCGACAAGATCGAACAAAAGATGCAAGAAACTGGCAAGAAGGTGCTTTGGAACACAGCCTCACTCTTCACTAACAAGCGTTTCTTAGCTGGTGGGGCAACAACACCATTTGCCGAAGTCTTTGCTTATGCCGCTGGTCAAATTAAGCACTCACTTGACATCGCCAAGCGTTTGGGTTCAGAATCTTATGTTTTCTGGGGTGGTCGTGAAGGTTATGACTTCCTCTTGAATACAGACACAAAGCGTGAATTGGACCACATCGCAGCATTCTTCAAGTTGGCTAAGGACTATGCCGATGAAATTGGTTACACAGGTCAATTCTTGATTGAACCAAAGCCAAAGGAACCAACACAACACCAATATGACTTTGATGTGCAAACAACGATTGCGTTCTTAAAGACATATGGTTTGGAAGACACATTCAAGTTAAACTTGGAAGGTAACCACACTTACTTAGCTGGTCATACTTATGAACATGAAGTTCGCTTTGCGCGTGAAGCTGGCTTGCTTGGTTCACTTGATGCCAACATGGGTGACAAGCTAACAGGTTGGGATATCGATGAATTCCCAAATGACATTTATGAAGCTACATTGGTCATGTATGAATTCTTGAAGAATGGTGGTTTGCCAACAGGTGGTTTGAACTTCGATTCAAAGCCACGTCGTCAGAGCTTCGAATTTGAAGATCTCTTCTACGCTCACATTGCTGGTATGGATACGTATGCTGCTGGTTTGAAGGTGGCAGCTAAGTTGATCGAAGATCAAGTTATCGAAAACATTTTGAAGGAACGCTATGCTTCATTTGATTCAGGTATTGGCGCAGACTTTGAAGCTGGTAAGGTGACATTGAAGGATCTGGCTGCTTATGCGGAAAACAAGACAGATGACGAAATCAATGCAACATTGAAGTCAGGTCGCCAAGAACAAATTAAGGCCACATTGAACAACTACATTTTCTCAGTGTTGGGCAAGTAA
- the xylB gene encoding xylulokinase, which yields MTQVVLGVDLGTSSVKVSAVDREGQIVAQQSFDYPLSQPHPGWSEQNPEDWVNGTTVAIVNLILKDGIKPEDIAGISYSGQMHGLVLLDEHHQVLRPAILWNDTRTTKQTQEIADKMADKFVAITRNHALEGFTLPKILWVKENEPEIFKQAKTFLLPKDYLRYRMTGKLAMDYSDAAGTVALDVAGKAWSKEVQEAFDLPASFFPELIESTDLAGYISDTYASFSGLTTDTKVFGGAADNAAGAVGAGLLQPNMVMSSIGTSGVVAKFEAQPDVDYRGDIHFFNHAIPNTFYSMGVTLAAGDANAWFKSVFGQDIPFAEWVNAAAESSVGANGLIFTPYISGERTPYPDADIRGSFTGIDRTHQRADFIRAVLEGIIFSFKDIMTIYDREGAEFDTVVAIGGGAKSPLWLQIQADIFNKKVVTLANEQGPGLGAAMIAATGLGWYDSVQHAASEIISFGATYEPNPEAVANYEQVYAIYQQVYAATKDISHDLMAYRRQLKNA from the coding sequence ATGACACAAGTTGTATTAGGTGTCGATCTTGGCACATCATCTGTTAAAGTTTCTGCTGTGGATCGTGAGGGTCAAATTGTTGCGCAGCAAAGTTTTGATTACCCACTGTCACAACCACATCCCGGCTGGTCTGAACAAAATCCTGAAGATTGGGTGAATGGGACAACAGTTGCCATTGTGAACTTAATTTTAAAGGACGGCATTAAGCCAGAAGATATTGCGGGCATCTCTTATTCCGGCCAAATGCATGGGCTTGTCTTATTAGATGAGCACCATCAAGTGCTACGCCCAGCAATTTTGTGGAATGATACCCGTACAACAAAGCAAACGCAAGAAATTGCGGATAAGATGGCAGACAAGTTTGTCGCCATTACGCGTAACCATGCTTTGGAAGGTTTCACATTACCTAAGATTCTTTGGGTTAAAGAAAACGAACCAGAAATTTTCAAGCAAGCGAAAACATTCTTGTTGCCAAAGGATTATCTACGTTACCGGATGACCGGTAAGTTGGCGATGGATTATTCAGATGCGGCGGGGACGGTCGCACTGGACGTTGCCGGTAAGGCGTGGTCAAAAGAAGTGCAAGAAGCATTTGACCTACCAGCCTCATTCTTCCCAGAATTAATTGAATCAACAGATTTAGCTGGATATATTTCAGACACATACGCCTCATTCTCTGGCTTAACAACCGATACAAAAGTGTTTGGTGGTGCGGCCGATAATGCAGCGGGTGCTGTGGGTGCTGGCTTATTACAACCAAATATGGTGATGTCATCGATTGGAACATCAGGCGTGGTGGCTAAATTTGAAGCACAACCGGATGTGGATTATCGCGGAGACATTCACTTCTTTAATCACGCGATTCCGAATACTTTCTATTCAATGGGCGTGACGTTAGCAGCCGGGGATGCCAATGCTTGGTTCAAGTCTGTCTTTGGACAAGACATCCCGTTTGCAGAATGGGTGAATGCAGCGGCTGAATCATCAGTTGGGGCGAACGGGTTGATCTTTACACCTTATATTTCTGGTGAACGGACGCCTTATCCAGATGCGGACATTCGTGGTAGCTTTACTGGAATTGATCGCACCCATCAACGTGCTGACTTTATTCGTGCAGTGTTGGAAGGTATTATTTTCAGCTTTAAAGACATTATGACGATTTATGATCGTGAAGGCGCTGAATTTGATACAGTCGTTGCTATTGGTGGTGGGGCTAAGAGTCCTTTGTGGTTGCAGATTCAAGCTGATATCTTCAACAAGAAGGTTGTCACACTGGCCAACGAACAAGGTCCAGGTTTAGGTGCTGCTATGATTGCGGCAACAGGATTAGGTTGGTATGATTCAGTTCAGCACGCGGCGAGTGAAATTATTTCATTTGGCGCAACTTATGAACCAAATCCCGAAGCAGTGGCTAACTATGAGCAAGTGTATGCGATTTATCAACAAGTCTATGCGGCAACAAAGGATATTTCACATGACCTAATGGCCTACCGACGCCAACTCAAAAACGCCTAA
- a CDS encoding serine hydrolase — protein sequence MPKSMNHAKKKRFPLVLVPLLLVFSLLITHRLLEKNALNTVDSPVIALSEKLQHQPDSALKQQWQTILHHQGSDVNIGVYNALTKQTTIYNSNTSATYPTASIVKVSVLANLLRMSQSDDASLSPTEKTLAESMIVDSDNDATTTLLNTYQDGYTGPDDLFSTLHMTQSKMNPDAWGMTTTTAQDQLKLLNALAYGQKSPLNRSDRHYVLHLMANVSPDQDWGISKGIPDNATIQLKNGWLDSDDDDGWIVNSIGHIQTKDSNYTIAVLTNGNATEADGIDLIESLSLATAQQLKAN from the coding sequence ATGCCAAAATCTATGAACCACGCCAAGAAAAAAAGATTCCCACTCGTACTTGTTCCACTACTCCTCGTGTTTAGTCTGCTGATTACACACCGGTTGTTGGAAAAAAACGCCTTGAATACTGTCGATTCTCCAGTTATTGCGTTATCCGAAAAATTACAGCATCAGCCAGATTCTGCCCTTAAACAACAATGGCAAACCATCTTGCATCACCAAGGTTCAGATGTGAATATTGGTGTCTACAATGCGCTCACAAAACAAACCACCATCTATAATAGCAACACCTCAGCAACTTATCCCACTGCCAGCATTGTCAAAGTGAGTGTCTTGGCCAATTTATTACGTATGAGTCAGTCTGATGATGCGTCGCTTTCACCAACCGAAAAAACACTAGCGGAGAGTATGATCGTTGATTCAGATAACGATGCCACCACCACTCTATTAAATACCTATCAAGATGGTTATACCGGCCCAGACGATTTATTTAGTACCCTACACATGACACAAAGTAAAATGAATCCGGATGCCTGGGGGATGACTACAACAACGGCACAAGACCAACTTAAATTACTTAATGCTTTAGCCTATGGCCAAAAGTCGCCACTGAATCGTTCAGATCGTCATTATGTGCTCCATTTAATGGCTAATGTGAGTCCCGATCAAGATTGGGGCATCAGTAAAGGCATCCCTGATAACGCCACGATACAACTTAAAAATGGTTGGTTGGACTCAGACGACGATGACGGTTGGATTGTGAATTCAATTGGTCATATCCAAACAAAGGACAGCAATTATACGATTGCCGTCCTCACGAACGGTAACGCAACTGAAGCAGATGGTATTGATTTAATTGAAAGTCTATCGTTGGCAACGGCACAGCAATTAAAAGCCAACTAA